Proteins encoded in a region of the Zea mays cultivar B73 chromosome 2, Zm-B73-REFERENCE-NAM-5.0, whole genome shotgun sequence genome:
- the LOC100382353 gene encoding uncharacterized protein LOC100382353 has product MSEGRRVHPHPPLADPPAACPPARQEFHSPPPTLPGALPGPRVPNDHQVHPCLPPADAPLPRWLGAPFVLPSCAAGRLPQWCYSMGIRALNDGRGATLARIVHPGSTYSDAYGRWPSCSSRKGRCNSGGASLLHLRPHAIGQFHLQIHLPPTPNTQ; this is encoded by the coding sequence ATGTCGGAAGGGCGACGGGTTCACCCACACCCCCCGCTGGCGGATCCCCCCGCCGCCTGCCCGCCCGCGCGCCAAGAATTCCATTCACCTCCCCCCACGCTGCCAGGAGCTCTGCCCGGCCCCCGGGTGCCGAACGACCACCAGGTTCACCCGTGTCTGCCGCCGGCGGATGCCCCCCTCCCCCGGTGGCTAGGAGCTCCATTCGTGCTGCCGTCGTGTGCTGCTGGGCGTCTCCCCCAATGGTGTTACAGCATGGGCATTAGAGCACTCAATGACGGACGGGGAGCTACTCTGGCGCGCATCGTTCACCCCGGCAGTACCTATTCTGACGCGTATGGTAGGTGGCCATCATGTTCCTCACGCAAGGGCAGGTGCAACTCGGGAGGTGCCTCACTACTGCATCTACGTCCACACGCTATCGGCCAATTTCACCTTCAAATCCATCTTCCCCCAACGCCAAATACCCAGTAA
- the LOC103645896 gene encoding S-locus-specific glycoprotein BS29-2, giving the protein MTKTNTMRSHDLHGYSHRHLLVQSSILLFLGTFSAAQAASDILSKGSNLTYGETLVSANGSFTLGFFSRGVPARRYLGIWFTVSNSSGDAVCWVANRDHPLGDSSGVLAISDTGSLVLLDGSGRAAWSSNTTAGAGAASPTVKLLESGNLVLLDGNDGGVDDYGVVKLWQSFDHPTNTLLPGAKIGINLWSGGGWSLTSWRDADDPSPGEFRYTMVRRGLLPEIVTLDSSDAIKYRTGVWNGRWFSGIPEMNSFSNMFVFQVTVSPSEVSYSYAAKAGAPPSLSRVLLNYTADAVRVVWWLDKRGWDNFFTGPRDDCDHYNRCGHSGVCNHTAASTTWPCSCVQGFVPVSSSDWDGRDSSGGCRRNVSLDCGDNGTTDGFVRLPGVKLPDTLNSSLDTSITLDECRARCLANCSCVAYAAADVQGGGDDVGTGCIMWPENLTDLRYVAGGQTLYLRQATPPSGTGRLKKETRVLVAAGSTLGFIGLIMLAIFAVQAVRIRRRNLLIQMTEAVETAQDPSVSSIALATVKSATRNFSTRNVIGEGTFGIVYEGKLPRGHPLLHGLAGRTIAVKRLKPIGDLPDIIVRYFTREMQLMSGLKQHRNVLRLLAYCDEASERILVYEYMHRRSLDAYIFGTPRERALLNWCRRLQIIQGIADGVKHLHEGEGSAGNVIHRDLKPANVLLDGGWQAKVADFGTAKLLVAGATGTRTRIGTPGYMAPEYVQSDGGETTLKCDVYSFGVTLMETLSGRKNCDTPSLVSEVKTILNCLGRSRC; this is encoded by the exons ATGACGAAGACGAACACCATGAGAAGCCACGACCTCCATGGTTACAGCCACCGCCACCTACTCGTACAGTCTTCAATCCTGCTTTTCCTCGGAACTTTTTCCGCCGCACAAGCTGCATCCGACATCCTCAGCAAGGGCAGTAACCTTACCTATGGCGAGACCCTGGTCTCCGCTAACGGGTCGTTCACATTAGGGTTCTTCTCTCGCGGAGTGCCGGCAAGGAGGTACCTGGGAATCTGGTTCACGGTGTCCAACTCCAGCGGCGACGCTGTATGCTGGGTAGCGAACCGTGACCACCCTCTCGGCGACTCTTCCGGCGTGCTGGCGATCAGCGATACGGGAAGCCTTGTCCTGCTCGACGGCTCTGGCCGGGCGGCGTGGTCTTCGAACACgaccgccggcgccggcgccgcttCCCCAACGGTGAAGCTACTCGAGTCCGGCAACCTCGTCCTGCTGGACGGGAACGACGGAGGAGTCGACGACTACGGCGTCGTGAAGCTGTGGCAGTCGTTCGACCACCCGACGAACACCTTGCTCCCTGGCGCCAAGATCGGCATCAACCTGTGGAGCGGCGGCGGGTGGTCACTCACGTCGTGGCGTGATGCCGACGACCCCTCGCCGGGGGAATTCCGGTACACGATGGTCAGGCGAGGGTTGCTGCCCGAGATCGTGACGCTGGACTCGAGCGACGCCATCAAGTACCGCACGGGAGTGTGGAACGGGCGGTGGTTCAGCGGCATCCCGGAGATGAACTCGTTCTCGAACATGTTCGTCTTCCAGGTGACGGTAAGCCCGAGCGAGGTCAGCTACAGCTACGCCGCCAAGGCCGGCGCGCCGCCATCCCTGTCCCGCGTCCTCCTCAACTACACGGCTGACGCCGTGCGCGTCGTGTGGTGGCTGGACAAGCGAGGGTGGGACAACTTCTTCACGGGGCCGCGAGATGACTGCGACCACTACAACAGGTGCGGGCATTCTGGCGTGTGCAATCATACTGCAGCGTCGACGACGTGGCCGTGCAGCTGTGTCCAGGGCTTCGTCCCCGTCTCGTCGTCGGACTGGGACGGGAGAGACTCATCTGGCGGGTGCCGGCGGAACGTGTCGCTGGACTGCGGCGACAATGGCACCACGGACGGGTTTGTCCGTTTGCCGGGAGTGAAGCTGCCCGACACGCTCAACTCGTCGCTGGACACGAGCATCACGCTGGACGAGTGCAGGGCGAGGTGCCTTGCCAACTGCTCCTGCGTGGCGTATGCCGCGGCAGATGTGCAAGGCGGAGGCGATGATGTTGGCACTGGATGCATCATGTGGCCTGAAAACCTCACTGACCTACGCTACGTGGCTGGAGGACAGACCCTGTACCTACGGCAGGCTACTCCCCCATCTG GGACTGGAAGGTTAAAGAAAGAAACGCGGGTTCTCGTAGCAGCTGGATCAACATTGGGTTTCATTGGCCTTATCATGCTGGCCATCTTCGCTGTGCAGGCGGTTCGGATAAGGC GTCGGAACTTGTTAATTCAAATGACGGAGGCAGTTGAAACAGCCCAAGATCCCTCTGTTTCTTCCATTGCTCTGGCTACTGTCAAGAGTGCAACAAGGAATTTCTCCACAAGGAATGTGATAGGCGAAGGCACTTTCGGCATCGTATATGAG GGCAAGTTGCCCAGAGGGCATCCGCTCCTACACGGGCTAGCCGGGAGAACCATTGCCGTGAAGAGGCTGAAACCGATCGGCGATCTTCCGGACATAATCGTCAGGTATTTCACGAGAGAGATGCAGCTCATGTCCGGGCTCAAGCAGCACCGGAATGTGCTCCGCCTCcttgcctactgcgacgaagccaGCGAACGGATCCTGGTGTACGAGTACATGCACAGGAGGAGCTTGGACGCCTACATATTCG GAACACCTAGAGAACGCGCGCTGCTGAACTGGTGCCGGAGGCTGCAGATCATTCAGGGGATCGCCGACGGCGTGAAGCACCTCCACGAGGGAGAAGGGTCGGCCGGCAACGTGATCCACCGGGATCTGAAGCCGGCCAATGTGCTGCTGGACGGCGGatggcaggccaaggtggccgacTTCGGGACAGCAAAATTGCTCGTCGCTGGAGCTACCGGAACTCGGACAAGGATAGGCACACC TGGATACATGGCTCCAGAGTACGTTCAGAGCGACGGTGGCGAGACGACGCTCAAGTGCGACGTGTATAGCTTCGGAGTCACTTTAATGGAGACACTGAGCGGACGAAAGAACTGTGACACGCCAAGCCTCGTCTCAGAAGTAAAGACCATACTGAACTGCCTCGGCCGTTCGAGATGCTAG